The following are encoded together in the Humulus lupulus chromosome 5, drHumLupu1.1, whole genome shotgun sequence genome:
- the LOC133777498 gene encoding berberine bridge enzyme-like D-2: MKVLRRLTLSVVCLIIIVLIVPSLEDAQYQYQISSCLTQHNINNFTTLHSSNSSSTIWPNESYYYKVLNFSIQNLRFADPKVPKPFAIILPQNAEQIKSAVLCARNASCKITIRSGGHSYEGTSSTIDTATTTASPFVIIDLMNLNRVTVDLEAKTAWVEGGATLGETYYAIANATTGHEYYGFSAGSCPTVGVGGHISGGGFGLLSRKYGVAADNVLDALLVDANGQLLDRESMGEDVFWAIRGGGGGVWGIVYAWKIHLLKVPPTVTAFVVSRPGTITHIANLVAKWQVVAPNLGDDFYLSCFVGAGLPETTTIGMSATFKGFYLGPKSHAHSVIHRVFPELGVVEQDCFEMSWIQSIVFFSGLPPGSSVYQLQNRYLQNKACFKAKSDYVRTPIPYEGIRAALNLLEKEPKGYVILDPYGGNMDRISTESIAFPHRKGNLYAIQYMVEWKQQENDKIEDYINWIKTFYSAMAPYVSWGPRAAYINYMDFDLGVMVTTDLLLLNNDAVEIARVWGEKYFLNNFDRLVRAKTLIDPHNVFANQQGIPPTSNLFSLRLSA; encoded by the coding sequence ATGAAGGTCCTCCGCAGGCTCACTCTATCAGTAGTATGCCTTATAATAATTGTTTTAATTGTGCCATCTTTAGAAGATGCCCAATACCAATACCAAATCAGTTCGTGTCTCACACAACATAACATCAACAACTTCACCACATTACatagcagcaacagcagtagtacAATATGGCCCAATGAATCTTACTATTACAAGGTGCTCAACTTTTCTATACAAAATCTTCGTTTTGCTGATCCCAAAGTTCCCAAACCCTTTGCTATCATACTGCCTCAGAATGCGGAGCAAATAAAAAGCGCTGTGTTATGTGCTAGGAATGCCTCCTGCAAAATCACAATCAGGTCAGGGGGACACAGCTATGAGGGAACTTCCTCCACCATAGACACTGCCACCACCACTGCTTCCCCCTTTGTTATTATTGACCTCATGAATCTCAACCGAGTAACAGTCGATTTGGAGGCCAAGACAGCCTGGGTGGAAGGAGGTGCAACGCTGGGTGAGACCTACTATGCTATTGCTAATGCCACTACAGGCCATGAGTACTATGGTTTCTCAGCTGGATCGTGTCCGACTGTGGGAGTAGGTGGTCATATTTCGGGAGGTGGCTTCGGGTTACTGTCTCGCAAATATGGAGTTGCAGCTGATAATGTGTTGGATGCTCTGCTTGTCGATGCTAATGGACAGTTGCTAGATCGAGAGAGCATGGGAGAGGATGTGTTCTGGGCCATTagaggaggaggtggtggtgtTTGGGGGATAGTTTATGCTTGGAAAATCCATTTGTTGAAAGTCCCGCCCACAGTCACAGCCTTCGTCGTGTCTAGACCAGGCACAATAACCCACATAGCAAACCTGGTAGCCAAGTGGCAAGTTGTCGCTCCCAACTTAGGAGATGACTTTTACCTGTCCTGTTTTGTTGGTGCAGGGTTGCCCGAAACCACAACCATAGGAATGTCAGCTACATTTAAAGGCTTTTATCTAGGACCTAAGAGTCATGCCCACTCCGTCATCCATCGGGTGTTCCCCGAGCTGGGTGTTGTAGAACAAGATTGCTTTGAAATGAGTTGGATTCAATCCATTGTGTTCTTCTCCGGCCTACCCCCTGGAAGCTCGGTCTACCAATTGCAAAACCGTTACTTGCAAAACAAGGCATGTTTTAAAGCCAAATCAGACTACGTGCGGACCCCAATTCCTTATGAAGGCATAAGGGCTGCCTTGAACCTACTTGAGAAGGAGCCCAAAGGCTATGTGATCTTAGATCCTTACGGCGGGAACATGGATCGCATAAGCACTGAATCTATTGCTTTCCCACATAGGAAAGGCAACCTGTATGCAATTCAGTACATGGTGGAATGGAAGCAACAAGAGAATGACAAAATAGAAGACTACATAAATTGGATAAAAACATTCTATAGTGCAATGGCTCCGTACGTTTCGTGGGGTCCCAGAGCCGCTTATATCAACTATATGGATTTTGACCTTGGCGTGATGGTCACAACTGATCTATTGCTACTCAATAATGATGCTGTCGAGATTGCCAGGGTTTGGGGCGAAAAGTACTTTCTGAATAACTTTGATAGGTTGGTTCGAGCCAAAACACTGATAGATCCTCATAATGTTTTCGCCAATCAACAAGGTATTCCTCCAACTTCTAATTTGTTCAGTCTCAGACTCAGTGCATAG